Proteins co-encoded in one Symmachiella macrocystis genomic window:
- a CDS encoding DUF3604 domain-containing protein: MNSYARYQTFFGDIHNHCGISYAHGSLEDALNNARQRLDFVSVTGHAHWPDMPEPDEEIQYIIDFHEKGFAKLKAGWNEMMETLRSFDQQGSFVVFPGFEVHFTATGDRNIVYRDLSGEILYPTDLDDLHAQLRRLREQGIDSIAQPHHVGYRTGTRGIDWGSFSDGFAPFVEMLSMHGCSESNENTRPFLHSMGPSDFESTIQRGLERGLVFGFSGGTDHHSAHPGSYGHGLTGVWAEQLTRDGIWDALTNRRMYALTGDKMDVRFTVNDAPMGAVTSASQKRKVAFDVEAGAAIDCVDILRDGQLVRRFSQYEIDSSLAADTIRTKLFLEVGWGVRHKSTDWLIEFGISDGTITSVEPRFRGFEVVSPTEATEVDTCFHSRVVEASERSVVFQTRTSGNPNNSTPAMQGLCLLVAVPRTAVVKAVLNGNYVEWPIEALTAGARTGHLGSIDSAAWRFHRAPLEHEWRWAGEWVDERDGDSSYYLRIRQRNDQWAWTSPVFLR; encoded by the coding sequence ATGAACAGTTACGCCCGTTATCAGACATTCTTCGGCGATATCCACAATCATTGTGGCATTTCATACGCGCACGGTTCGCTCGAAGACGCACTCAACAATGCTCGGCAGCGGCTGGACTTTGTGAGTGTGACGGGACACGCGCACTGGCCGGACATGCCTGAGCCTGATGAGGAGATTCAATACATCATCGACTTCCATGAGAAAGGTTTTGCGAAACTCAAGGCCGGCTGGAATGAGATGATGGAAACCCTGCGTTCCTTCGATCAGCAAGGTTCGTTTGTCGTGTTTCCGGGATTTGAAGTGCACTTCACGGCGACCGGCGACCGAAACATCGTCTACCGCGATCTGTCCGGCGAGATACTGTATCCGACTGATCTCGATGACCTTCATGCACAGCTGCGTCGATTGCGTGAACAGGGCATCGATTCAATTGCACAGCCGCACCACGTTGGATATCGGACCGGTACGCGCGGTATCGACTGGGGTTCGTTCAGCGACGGGTTCGCCCCGTTTGTTGAAATGCTGTCGATGCACGGTTGCTCCGAATCGAATGAAAACACCCGTCCGTTTCTGCATTCCATGGGCCCCAGCGACTTTGAGAGTACCATCCAAAGAGGGCTCGAGCGTGGCCTGGTTTTCGGATTCTCAGGCGGTACCGACCATCACAGTGCCCATCCCGGCAGCTATGGCCACGGGCTCACCGGCGTCTGGGCAGAGCAACTGACGCGTGACGGCATCTGGGACGCGTTGACGAATCGTCGCATGTATGCGCTCACGGGCGACAAGATGGACGTTCGCTTTACTGTCAACGACGCCCCCATGGGTGCGGTTACGTCCGCAAGTCAAAAACGGAAAGTCGCTTTCGACGTCGAAGCCGGAGCCGCTATCGACTGTGTGGACATCCTTCGCGATGGACAACTGGTGCGGCGATTTTCACAGTATGAGATCGACAGCTCGTTAGCCGCCGACACGATTCGAACAAAGCTGTTTCTCGAAGTTGGCTGGGGAGTGCGACACAAATCCACCGACTGGCTGATTGAATTCGGAATCAGCGACGGAACCATCACTTCCGTCGAGCCGCGTTTCCGGGGCTTCGAGGTCGTGTCGCCGACGGAAGCCACCGAAGTGGATACCTGTTTCCACAGCCGTGTCGTGGAGGCGTCTGAGCGCTCCGTTGTGTTTCAAACACGAACATCCGGCAATCCGAATAACTCAACTCCGGCCATGCAGGGTTTGTGTCTGCTGGTCGCAGTCCCGCGCACGGCTGTTGTTAAGGCTGTCTTGAACGGAAACTACGTGGAATGGCCGATTGAAGCGCTTACCGCAGGTGCTCGCACGGGACACCTGGGCAGCATCGATTCCGCTGCATGGCGATTTCACCGAGCTCCGCTCGAGCACGAATGGCGTTGGGCCGGAGAATGGGTCGACGAACGTGATGGCGATTCGAGCTACTACCTGCGTATACGCCAGCGCAACGATCAATGGGCATGGACGTCACCGGTGTTTCTGCGCTAA